A stretch of Arcobacter arenosus DNA encodes these proteins:
- a CDS encoding DUF294 nucleotidyltransferase-like domain-containing protein — MSLRDQKEFLSQIHPFELLDERQMDKCIKHMDIAYYPKDEILITPERIPEHFFIIIKGIVHEYNENEEILVDFHQQDSFDANSLIYGKTKNNFKVYEDLICYEIEKIAFLELIEENEGFKNFFLNNLVNKLQTLKEKKYTSELSSFMIARVADTVLHPPCIVEEGTKLIDAIEKSMEFHTSTIIVKKQNGEFGIITDSLLKVKVLLQGRDLNIHVEDIAIFPLLAVNQDDYLFDAFSLLIKKNIKRVGVVDNDCQMVGILEQIDVLSHFANHTYVVDSKIKNAKTIEELKEASSEFINTIKTLNAKGVKVNHISNLIGQLNTKVYKKLYKFIVPKELQKDACFIVMGSEGRNEQIMKTDQDNALVVKDGVDVEQYRPYMQQMTESLIDFGYPPCPGNIMVSNPFWCKTVSEYKSETKKWIENPDMQNYMDLAIFFDAFAVAGDKELLINLKDDLFNKLHDKDVFMAYFAKATLTFDTPSTVANFMTKSHNIDIKKTGVFPVVQGIRSLALRERIRETRTTNRIRILEQKKILESQMANELLEAFDVLNTLRLKAHLQKAQDNVKINNEVDTHKLGKIERDLLKDSFKIVNDFKKFITYTFKIDKIS, encoded by the coding sequence ATGAGTCTTAGAGACCAAAAAGAGTTTTTATCTCAAATTCATCCATTTGAATTATTAGATGAAAGGCAAATGGACAAATGTATAAAACATATGGATATTGCATATTATCCGAAAGATGAAATTTTAATTACCCCAGAAAGAATCCCTGAACATTTTTTTATTATTATTAAAGGGATAGTTCATGAATATAATGAAAATGAAGAGATTTTAGTTGACTTTCATCAACAAGACTCCTTTGATGCAAACTCATTAATTTATGGGAAAACAAAAAATAATTTTAAAGTATATGAAGATTTAATTTGTTATGAAATTGAAAAAATAGCCTTTTTAGAACTAATAGAAGAAAATGAAGGTTTTAAAAACTTCTTTTTAAATAACCTTGTAAATAAACTACAAACATTAAAAGAGAAGAAATATACTTCTGAATTATCCTCGTTTATGATTGCAAGGGTTGCTGATACAGTATTACATCCACCATGTATTGTTGAAGAAGGTACAAAACTAATTGATGCAATTGAAAAATCAATGGAATTCCATACATCTACAATTATTGTAAAAAAACAAAATGGAGAATTTGGGATTATTACAGATTCACTTTTAAAGGTTAAAGTTTTACTTCAAGGTAGAGATTTAAATATTCATGTTGAAGATATTGCAATTTTCCCTTTACTTGCAGTAAATCAAGATGACTACTTATTTGATGCCTTTTCTCTTTTAATAAAAAAGAATATTAAAAGAGTTGGTGTAGTTGACAATGATTGTCAAATGGTAGGTATTTTAGAACAAATTGATGTTTTATCTCATTTTGCAAATCATACTTATGTAGTTGATTCTAAAATAAAAAATGCAAAAACAATTGAAGAGTTAAAAGAAGCAAGTAGTGAATTTATAAATACAATTAAAACATTAAATGCAAAAGGTGTAAAAGTAAATCATATCTCAAATTTAATTGGTCAATTAAATACAAAAGTTTATAAAAAATTATATAAATTTATTGTTCCAAAAGAGCTTCAAAAAGATGCATGTTTTATTGTAATGGGAAGTGAAGGAAGAAATGAACAGATTATGAAAACGGACCAAGATAATGCCTTAGTTGTAAAAGATGGCGTTGATGTTGAACAATATAGACCCTATATGCAACAGATGACTGAATCTTTAATTGACTTTGGATATCCACCATGTCCGGGCAATATTATGGTTTCAAACCCTTTTTGGTGTAAAACTGTTAGTGAATATAAATCAGAAACTAAAAAATGGATTGAAAACCCAGATATGCAAAACTATATGGATTTAGCAATCTTTTTTGATGCCTTTGCTGTTGCAGGGGATAAAGAACTTTTAATTAATCTAAAAGATGATTTGTTTAATAAACTTCATGATAAAGATGTTTTTATGGCATATTTTGCAAAGGCAACGTTAACCTTTGACACACCAAGTACAGTTGCTAACTTTATGACAAAATCACATAATATTGATATCAAAAAAACTGGTGTTTTCCCTGTTGTACAAGGTATTAGAAGTTTAGCTTTAAGGGAAAGAATTAGAGAAACAAGAACTACAAATAGAATAAGAATATTAGAACAAAAAAAGATTTTAGAATCCCAAATGGCTAATGAATTACTTGAAGCTTTTGATGTATTAAACACTCTAAGACTAAAAGCTCATTTACAAAAAGCTCAAGATAATGTAAAAATCAATAACGAAGTAGATACCCATAAGCTTGGTAAAATTGAAAGGGATTTATTGAAAGATAGTTTTAAAATTGTTAATGATTTTAAAAAATTTATTACGTATACATTTAAAATAGATAAGATTTCATAA
- a CDS encoding 3'-5' exonuclease, which produces MLKKLMNKWRLRNLKDERYLYLFNEPPTDEYVCLDCETTGLNPKKDEILSIGAVIIKQNKILMRQTLNIFVKPSQEVTEESIKIHQIRPIDLENAVDPEVAIRQLLEFIGNRPIVGYYIKFDIAMISKYTKKYIGISLPNHQVEVSSMYFKTRKRSSDYEFVDLKFDTIMKELDIPELGKHDALNDALMTSMIFLKLRDMSPANSTFYTG; this is translated from the coding sequence ATGTTAAAAAAATTAATGAATAAATGGCGTCTTAGAAACCTAAAAGATGAGAGATATCTTTATCTTTTTAATGAGCCCCCTACTGATGAATATGTATGTTTAGATTGTGAAACAACAGGATTAAATCCAAAAAAAGATGAGATTTTATCAATTGGAGCTGTAATAATAAAACAAAACAAAATATTGATGAGACAAACACTTAATATTTTTGTAAAACCATCACAAGAGGTAACAGAAGAATCAATTAAAATCCATCAAATAAGACCAATAGATTTAGAAAATGCAGTTGACCCAGAAGTTGCCATTAGACAACTTTTAGAATTTATTGGAAACAGACCAATAGTTGGTTACTACATAAAATTTGATATAGCAATGATTTCAAAATATACAAAAAAATATATTGGTATATCATTACCAAATCATCAAGTTGAAGTAAGTTCAATGTATTTTAAAACAAGAAAAAGAAGTTCTGACTATGAATTTGTTGATTTGAAATTTGATACGATTATGAAAGAACTTGATATTCCGGAATTAGGAAAACATGATGCCTTAAATGATGCACTTATGACCTCAATGATTTTTCTAAAACTTAGGGATATGTCTCCAGCAAATTCTACCTTCTATACAGGCTAA
- a CDS encoding DUF485 domain-containing protein yields MNDQLVEKIKANPNYQELVKKRTGFAVKLGIFVLVMFYAFILTIAFEPSLLGTKTGDGVMTIAFPIAAAIIVISFLTTLIYVKRANGEFEQLTEKVRNDVKDEL; encoded by the coding sequence ATGAATGACCAATTGGTTGAAAAAATCAAAGCTAATCCTAATTATCAGGAATTAGTAAAAAAAAGAACTGGCTTTGCAGTAAAACTTGGTATTTTTGTACTTGTTATGTTTTATGCATTTATTTTAACTATCGCATTTGAACCTAGTCTTTTAGGTACTAAAACAGGTGATGGTGTTATGACAATTGCTTTTCCAATAGCAGCAGCTATTATTGTAATTAGTTTCCTTACAACACTTATTTATGTTAAAAGAGCAAATGGTGAGTTTGAACAATTAACAGAAAAAGTAAGAAATGATGTAAAGGATGAATTATAA
- a CDS encoding cation acetate symporter — protein sequence MFRILALISIFAVALFAAGDASFEATKRELNIPAIIMFFIFVGGTLGITYWAAKRTKSASDFYTAGGGISGFQNGMAIAGDYMSAASFLGLSGLVYLKGYDGLVYAVGFLVGWPVILFLMAEKLRNLGKFTFADIAAYRLAQKEIRTLAALGSLAVVTLYLIAQMVGSGKLIQVLFGLEYEYAVILVGIMMIVYVTFGGMLATTWVQIIKAVLLLSGVTFMGFMVLSHFGFSFEALATKAVETHELGQDIMAPGGFISDPISAISLGLALMLGTAGLPHVLMRFFTVGNAKEARKSVVYATGFIGYFYLVIAIIGLGAIVFLNSDAGAQYFVDGKLFGGNNMAAIHLSHVVGGNVFLGFISAVAFATILAVVSGLTLAGASAISHDLYASVINPNCTEEQEIKISKYAVIVIGIIGVILGIAFEQQNIAFMVGLAFAIAASANFPILFLSIYWRGLTTRGAFIGGLLGLITAVVLVIVGPIVWVQILGNEEALFPYKHPALFSVTVAFIGIWLFSKTDSSQRAKDEKKAFEAQNIRAETGFGAAGAVDH from the coding sequence ATGTTTAGAATTTTAGCACTAATCTCAATTTTTGCAGTTGCTTTATTTGCAGCTGGTGATGCTTCATTTGAAGCAACTAAAAGAGAACTAAATATTCCTGCAATTATTATGTTCTTTATTTTTGTTGGTGGTACATTAGGTATTACTTATTGGGCCGCAAAAAGAACTAAATCTGCTAGTGACTTCTATACTGCAGGTGGAGGAATTTCTGGATTCCAAAATGGTATGGCTATTGCTGGGGATTATATGTCTGCAGCATCATTTTTAGGACTTTCAGGACTTGTATATTTAAAAGGTTATGATGGTTTAGTTTATGCAGTTGGATTTTTAGTTGGATGGCCAGTAATTTTATTCTTAATGGCAGAAAAACTAAGAAACTTAGGTAAATTTACTTTTGCTGACATTGCAGCTTATAGACTTGCTCAAAAAGAGATTAGAACATTAGCGGCACTTGGTTCTTTAGCTGTTGTAACTTTATACCTAATTGCACAAATGGTTGGATCTGGAAAACTTATTCAAGTATTATTTGGTTTAGAATATGAATATGCTGTAATCCTAGTTGGTATTATGATGATTGTTTATGTAACTTTTGGTGGGATGCTTGCAACTACATGGGTTCAAATTATTAAAGCTGTATTACTTCTTTCAGGGGTAACTTTTATGGGATTCATGGTGCTAAGTCATTTTGGATTTAGCTTTGAAGCACTTGCAACAAAAGCTGTTGAAACACATGAATTAGGACAAGATATTATGGCACCTGGTGGGTTTATTTCTGACCCTATTTCTGCAATCTCTTTAGGTCTTGCACTTATGCTTGGTACTGCTGGTTTACCACATGTTCTTATGAGATTCTTTACTGTTGGAAATGCGAAAGAAGCAAGAAAATCAGTTGTTTATGCTACAGGATTTATTGGATACTTCTATTTAGTAATTGCTATCATTGGTTTAGGTGCAATCGTATTCTTAAACTCAGATGCGGGAGCTCAATATTTTGTTGATGGTAAATTATTTGGTGGAAATAATATGGCGGCAATTCACTTATCACATGTTGTTGGTGGGAATGTTTTCTTAGGATTTATTTCAGCAGTTGCCTTTGCTACTATCTTAGCAGTTGTATCTGGTCTTACTCTTGCTGGAGCATCAGCAATTTCACATGACCTATATGCATCAGTTATTAATCCAAATTGTACAGAAGAACAAGAGATTAAGATTTCTAAATATGCCGTAATTGTTATTGGTATTATTGGAGTTATTTTAGGTATTGCCTTTGAACAACAAAATATTGCATTTATGGTTGGTCTAGCTTTTGCTATTGCAGCATCTGCTAACTTCCCAATTCTTTTCTTATCAATTTATTGGAGAGGATTAACAACAAGAGGTGCTTTCATCGGTGGTTTATTAGGTCTTATTACAGCTGTTGTTCTTGTAATAGTAGGACCAATTGTATGGGTTCAAATCTTAGGAAATGAAGAAGCTTTATTCCCTTACAAACACCCTGCACTTTTCTCTGTAACTGTTGCGTTTATTGGTATTTGGTTATTTTCTAAAACTGATAGTTCACAAAGAGCAAAAGATGAAAAGAAAGCTTTTGAAGCTCAAAATATTAGAGCTGAAACTGGATTTGGTGCAGCTGGAGCAGTTGACCATTAA
- a CDS encoding DUF485 domain-containing protein, with translation MKDELVERIENNPKYQELVSKKNSFGIKLGVFVLVMFYAYILTIAFNKEILATKIGEGVTTIAFPIALAILIISFLTTVIYVKRANGEFEDLNNEIKEDVKDLM, from the coding sequence ATGAAGGATGAACTAGTTGAAAGGATTGAAAACAATCCTAAGTATCAAGAGCTTGTTTCAAAGAAAAATAGCTTTGGAATTAAGTTAGGTGTTTTTGTACTTGTTATGTTTTATGCATATATTTTAACAATTGCATTTAACAAAGAAATATTAGCTACAAAAATTGGTGAAGGTGTTACAACAATAGCATTTCCTATTGCACTTGCAATCTTAATTATTAGCTTTTTAACAACAGTGATTTATGTTAAAAGAGCAAATGGTGAGTTTGAAGACTTAAATAATGAGATTAAAGAAGATGTAAAGGATCTAATGTAA
- a CDS encoding cation acetate symporter: protein MRILALIFIVALSAFAAGDATFEATKRELNIPAIVMFFAFIVFTLGLTVWAARKTKSASDFYTAGGGITGFQNGLAIAGDYMSAAAFLGVSGLIYLKGYDGVIYAVSFLVGWPIILFFMAEKLRNLGKFTFADIAAYRLGQKEIRTLAAFGTLSVVVLYLIAQMVGAGKLIQVLFGLEYEYAVILVGVMMIIYVTFGGMLATTWVQIIKACLLLTGVSFMAIMVLYHFGFSFESLAVKATENHKAGESILAPGGFISDPISAISLGMALMLGTAGLPHVLMRFFTVGNAKEARKSVVYATGFVGYFWVIITIVGFGAIAFLNSAEGAQYFTDGKLFGGNNMASIHLSHMLGGNAFLGFISAVAFATILAVVSGLTLAGASAISHDLYSNVINPNATDEQVVKISRYTVVVVGIVGVTLGIAFEQQNIAYMVGLAFGIAASANFPILFLSIYWRGLTTRGAFLGGLSGLLTAVTLVVIGPIVWVQILGNAEALFPYKHPALFSVTVAFVAIWFFSKIDASERGKAEKELFRAQNVRANTGIGSAGAVEH from the coding sequence ATGAGAATATTAGCACTAATTTTTATTGTTGCACTAAGTGCATTTGCAGCGGGAGATGCTACATTTGAGGCAACAAAAAGAGAACTTAACATTCCTGCTATTGTAATGTTCTTTGCATTTATCGTGTTTACTTTAGGGTTAACTGTTTGGGCAGCAAGAAAAACAAAATCTGCATCTGATTTCTATACTGCAGGTGGAGGAATTACTGGATTCCAAAATGGTTTAGCAATTGCAGGAGATTATATGTCAGCTGCTGCATTCCTTGGTGTTTCAGGTTTAATTTATTTAAAAGGTTATGATGGAGTAATCTATGCTGTTTCTTTCTTAGTTGGATGGCCAATTATTCTTTTCTTTATGGCTGAAAAATTAAGAAACTTAGGTAAATTTACTTTTGCTGATATTGCAGCTTATAGACTTGGTCAAAAAGAGATTAGAACATTAGCTGCATTTGGTACACTTTCTGTTGTAGTTTTATATCTTATTGCACAAATGGTAGGAGCAGGTAAACTGATCCAAGTTTTATTTGGACTTGAATATGAATATGCAGTTATCTTAGTTGGTGTAATGATGATTATTTATGTAACTTTTGGTGGGATGTTAGCAACTACTTGGGTTCAAATTATCAAAGCATGTTTACTATTAACTGGTGTATCTTTTATGGCGATTATGGTTTTATACCACTTTGGATTCTCTTTTGAATCATTAGCTGTTAAAGCTACAGAAAACCACAAAGCTGGTGAATCTATTTTAGCACCTGGTGGATTTATATCTGACCCTATTTCAGCTATCTCACTTGGTATGGCATTAATGTTAGGAACAGCGGGTTTACCTCACGTTCTTATGAGATTTTTTACAGTTGGAAATGCAAAAGAAGCTAGAAAATCTGTTGTTTATGCAACTGGTTTTGTTGGTTACTTTTGGGTTATTATTACAATCGTTGGATTTGGTGCAATTGCATTTTTAAATAGTGCAGAGGGTGCTCAATATTTTACTGATGGTAAATTATTTGGTGGAAATAACATGGCTTCAATTCACTTATCACATATGTTAGGTGGAAATGCATTTTTAGGATTTATTTCTGCAGTTGCATTTGCTACAATTTTAGCAGTTGTTTCAGGTCTTACACTAGCTGGTGCATCAGCTATTTCACATGACCTTTACTCAAATGTAATTAATCCAAATGCTACAGATGAACAAGTTGTAAAAATTTCTAGATATACAGTTGTTGTTGTTGGAATTGTTGGAGTTACACTAGGAATTGCATTTGAACAACAAAATATTGCATATATGGTTGGTCTTGCTTTTGGTATTGCAGCATCTGCAAACTTCCCAATTCTTTTCTTATCAATTTACTGGAGAGGATTAACAACAAGAGGTGCATTCTTAGGTGGATTATCTGGATTATTAACTGCAGTTACACTTGTTGTTATTGGGCCAATTGTTTGGGTACAAATTTTAGGAAATGCAGAAGCATTATTCCCTTATAAACACCCTGCACTTTTCTCTGTAACAGTTGCATTTGTTGCAATTTGGTTCTTCTCTAAAATTGATGCAAGTGAAAGAGGAAAAGCAGAAAAAGAATTATTTAGAGCTCAAAATGTTAGAGCAAATACAGGTATTGGTTCAGCAGGAGCAGTTGAACACTAA
- a CDS encoding putative nucleotidyltransferase substrate binding domain-containing protein, producing MSIHEQSNFIKGIHPFENLTKTELEEFSNNIDIIYLKKGELLQKEKEEPKNLYFIIKGLVQELYEDEVISIYSNKEFFDPISLIENFSKNSFVTAQETICYSLPRDIFIKTLRKNRALESFFFQSISQKLNANINYEKNKELANIMVAKVKDANVHRAVIVPYETSIYEAVKTIKKEKVPTLLLRDSGGQIHIVTDSDFREKVILNRMDFDEIVGKISNSGIKYVNENDFLFNAQLIMTQHGLKRLVVVNNKDEIVGIIDQISLSSFFATHTFSVSNEIDKAETIEELKNASKSFIKIIKSLNAKGVKVEFISKLINQLNRKMMNKLFKITAPDELKNKACLVVMGSEGRGEQILKTDQDNALIISDDCTLSDEDILKYTHEYTEYLVDFGFPRCEGNIMVSNPYWCRREKDFKDLIYEWIMKPSGDNFMNLAIFYDALAVTDDRTLLDNLKEYLFKIGSTSKTFYMHFAKIIMDFDVPLGFFDGFVFNSDDKEHKNEIDIKKGGIFIIVQSIRSLSLENKILRSSTQKRIKELNKLNVLDDEFASELSQAFNFLLTIKLKSNLQKLDSGEKIDNFINPDNLTTMEKDLLKDSFKIVNKLKKKLEMHYKLNYV from the coding sequence ATGAGTATACATGAACAAAGTAATTTTATAAAAGGGATACACCCTTTCGAAAATCTAACAAAAACTGAACTTGAAGAGTTTTCTAATAATATAGATATTATATATTTAAAAAAAGGTGAACTTTTACAAAAAGAAAAAGAGGAACCTAAAAATTTATACTTCATTATAAAAGGTTTAGTTCAAGAGCTTTATGAAGATGAAGTTATTTCTATATACTCAAATAAAGAGTTTTTTGATCCCATTTCATTAATTGAAAATTTCTCAAAAAATAGTTTTGTTACTGCACAAGAAACAATTTGTTACTCTTTACCAAGAGATATTTTTATTAAAACCCTTAGAAAAAATAGAGCTTTAGAGAGTTTTTTCTTCCAATCTATTTCACAAAAATTAAATGCAAATATAAATTATGAAAAGAATAAAGAGCTTGCAAATATTATGGTTGCAAAGGTTAAAGATGCAAATGTTCACAGAGCAGTAATTGTTCCCTATGAAACTTCAATTTATGAAGCTGTTAAAACAATAAAAAAAGAAAAGGTTCCAACCCTACTTTTAAGGGATAGTGGTGGACAAATTCATATAGTTACAGATTCAGACTTTAGAGAAAAAGTAATATTAAATAGAATGGACTTTGATGAAATAGTTGGCAAAATTTCAAATTCAGGAATTAAATATGTAAATGAAAATGATTTTTTATTTAATGCCCAACTTATAATGACTCAACATGGATTAAAAAGATTAGTTGTAGTAAATAATAAAGATGAAATTGTTGGAATTATAGACCAAATCTCTTTATCATCGTTTTTTGCTACACATACATTTTCTGTTTCAAATGAAATTGACAAAGCTGAAACTATTGAAGAGTTAAAAAATGCTTCCAAATCATTTATTAAGATTATTAAATCTTTAAATGCAAAAGGTGTAAAAGTAGAATTCATCTCTAAATTAATTAATCAATTAAATAGAAAAATGATGAATAAACTTTTTAAAATCACTGCTCCCGATGAACTAAAAAATAAAGCTTGTTTAGTAGTAATGGGAAGTGAAGGTAGAGGGGAACAGATTTTAAAAACTGACCAAGACAATGCACTTATTATTTCAGATGATTGTACTTTAAGTGATGAAGATATTTTAAAATACACCCATGAATATACTGAATATCTAGTTGATTTTGGTTTTCCTAGATGTGAGGGGAATATTATGGTTTCAAATCCATATTGGTGTAGAAGAGAGAAAGATTTTAAAGACTTAATATATGAATGGATTATGAAACCAAGTGGTGATAACTTTATGAATCTTGCAATTTTTTATGATGCATTAGCTGTAACAGATGACAGAACATTATTGGATAATCTAAAAGAATACCTATTTAAAATAGGCTCTACATCAAAAACATTTTATATGCATTTTGCAAAAATTATTATGGATTTTGATGTGCCATTAGGCTTTTTTGATGGTTTTGTTTTTAACTCAGATGATAAAGAGCATAAAAATGAGATTGATATAAAAAAAGGCGGAATCTTTATAATTGTTCAAAGTATTAGAAGTTTATCTTTAGAGAATAAAATTTTAAGGTCAAGTACACAAAAAAGAATAAAAGAATTAAATAAACTAAATGTTTTAGATGACGAATTTGCATCAGAGCTTAGTCAAGCATTTAACTTTCTTCTAACAATTAAATTAAAATCAAATTTGCAAAAACTTGATAGTGGAGAAAAAATAGATAATTTTATAAATCCTGACAATTTAACAACAATGGAGAAAGATTTATTAAAAGACAGTTTTAAAATCGTAAATAAATTAAAGAAAAAACTAGAAATGCATTATAAGTTGAATTATGTTTAA
- a CDS encoding 3'-5' exonuclease, whose product MFNKIRNHFNKKNLKDLKYQCLFDKPIENEYVCFDCETTGLNPKEDDIVSIGAVLIKDNTIVASKKFVRFIKPKTKLQSEAIKVHHIREIDLENAEDIDKVIEDFLEFIGNRKLVGYYLEFDIAMINKYIKPKLGITLPNKAYEVSAIYHDYKMEMIPQSNIDLRFDTIINDLKIPIMGKHDAYNDATMTALMFLKLKNQPKVKIK is encoded by the coding sequence ATGTTTAATAAAATCAGAAATCATTTTAATAAAAAAAATTTAAAAGACCTAAAATACCAATGTTTATTTGATAAGCCAATTGAAAATGAATATGTATGTTTTGATTGTGAAACAACAGGATTAAATCCTAAAGAGGATGATATTGTATCTATTGGTGCAGTTTTAATCAAAGACAATACTATAGTTGCTAGTAAAAAATTTGTTAGATTTATTAAACCAAAAACAAAACTTCAAAGTGAAGCTATTAAAGTTCATCACATTAGAGAAATAGACTTGGAAAATGCAGAAGATATAGACAAAGTAATAGAAGATTTCTTAGAATTTATAGGAAATAGAAAACTAGTTGGTTACTATTTAGAATTTGACATTGCAATGATTAATAAATATATTAAACCAAAATTAGGTATCACATTACCAAATAAAGCATATGAAGTTTCAGCTATATATCATGACTATAAAATGGAGATGATTCCTCAAAGTAATATTGACCTGAGATTTGATACGATAATAAATGACTTAAAAATTCCAATTATGGGTAAACATGATGCGTACAATGATGCGACTATGACTGCACTTATGTTCCTTAAACTAAAAAATCAACCAAAAGTTAAAATTAAATAA
- a CDS encoding acetate/propionate family kinase — MLVLVLNSGSSSLKYQLMNPQTAEVKATGLCERIGIDGKIVHIANGHKTKTDHNMPSHKEAILNVINILTHGDDKVINSIDDIQAIGHRVVHGGEFFDKSVIVDEDVIAKLESIIPLAPLHNPANIMGMKITRELMPTKPNVAVFDTAFHQTMPASSFMYAIPYEDYKDFGIRKYGFHGTSHYYVSNEAQKLLNKEESKIIVCHLGNGSSVCALKDGKSVETSMGLTPLEGLIMGTRSGDLDPTVVTFLMEKKGMTGDEVNNYLNKKSGLLGVSGISSDLREVIEEAEEGNERAIITIEMMTNRIKKYIASYSAILGGVDAICFTAGIGENANLVREKVCENLEFMGIKLDDEKNAIRSGEAREINSDDSKVKIYVIPTNEEYVIAHDTYELVKG; from the coding sequence ATGTTAGTTTTAGTACTTAACTCGGGTAGTTCTTCCCTAAAATATCAACTAATGAATCCACAAACAGCTGAAGTAAAGGCAACTGGACTTTGTGAAAGAATTGGTATAGATGGAAAAATAGTTCATATAGCAAATGGTCATAAAACAAAAACCGATCATAATATGCCATCACATAAAGAAGCAATTTTAAATGTAATAAATATTTTAACTCATGGTGATGATAAAGTAATAAACTCAATAGATGATATTCAGGCAATTGGACATAGAGTTGTTCATGGTGGAGAGTTTTTTGACAAATCTGTAATTGTAGATGAAGATGTTATTGCAAAACTTGAATCAATTATTCCATTAGCACCATTACATAATCCTGCAAATATTATGGGTATGAAAATAACAAGAGAATTAATGCCAACAAAACCTAATGTTGCTGTTTTTGATACTGCATTTCACCAAACAATGCCAGCATCTTCTTTTATGTATGCAATACCATATGAAGATTATAAAGATTTTGGAATAAGAAAATATGGTTTTCATGGTACATCACATTATTATGTTTCAAATGAAGCACAAAAACTATTAAATAAAGAAGAATCTAAAATCATAGTTTGTCATTTAGGAAACGGTTCATCTGTTTGTGCCCTTAAAGATGGTAAATCAGTTGAAACATCTATGGGACTTACTCCCCTTGAAGGTTTAATAATGGGTACAAGATCAGGTGATTTAGACCCTACCGTTGTAACTTTCTTAATGGAAAAGAAAGGGATGACTGGAGATGAAGTTAATAACTATCTAAATAAAAAATCAGGACTTCTTGGAGTATCTGGAATTAGTTCAGATTTAAGAGAAGTTATTGAAGAAGCTGAAGAAGGTAATGAAAGAGCTATTATTACAATTGAAATGATGACAAATAGAATTAAAAAATATATTGCATCATATTCAGCAATTCTAGGTGGTGTTGATGCAATTTGTTTTACAGCAGGTATTGGAGAAAATGCAAACTTAGTTAGAGAAAAAGTTTGCGAAAATCTTGAATTTATGGGAATAAAACTTGATGATGAAAAAAATGCAATTAGATCAGGGGAAGCTAGAGAGATAAACAGTGATGACTCAAAAGTTAAAATTTATGTAATCCCAACTAATGAAGAATATGTAATTGCACATGATACTTATGAGTTAGTAAAAGGTTAA